In Choloepus didactylus isolate mChoDid1 chromosome X, mChoDid1.pri, whole genome shotgun sequence, a genomic segment contains:
- the LPAR4 gene encoding LOW QUALITY PROTEIN: lysophosphatidic acid receptor 4 (The sequence of the model RefSeq protein was modified relative to this genomic sequence to represent the inferred CDS: inserted 4 bases in 3 codons) codes for MGDRRFIDFQFQDLNSSLRPRLGNATANNTCIIDDSFKYNLNGAVYSVVFILGLITNSASLFVFCFRMKMRSETAIFITNLALSDMLFVCTLPSKXIYNFNRHWPFGDTLCKISGTAFLTXIYGSMLFLTCISVDRFLAIVYPFRSRTIRTRRNSAIVCAGVWILVLSGGISASLFSTTNVNNKTTTCFEGFSXRVWKTYLSKITIFIEVVGFIVPLILNVSCSSVVLRTLRKPATLSQIGTNKKKVLKMITVHMAVFVVCFVPYNSVLFLYALVRSQAITNCLLGRFAKIMYPITLCLATLNCCFDPFIYYFTLESFQKSFYINTHIKMESLFKTETPLTTKPSLPAIQEEVSDQKMNNGGELMLESTF; via the exons atgggtgATAGAAGATTCATTGACTTCCAATTCCAAGATTTAAATTCGAGCCTCAGACCCAGGTTGGGCAATGCTACTGCCAATAATACCTGCATTATTGATGATTCCTTCAAGTATAATCTGAATGGTGCTGTTTACAGTGTTGTATTTATCCTGGGTCTGATAACCAACAGTGCCTCCCTGTTTGTCTTCTGCTTCCGCATGAAAATGAGAAGTGAGACTGCCATTTTCATCACCAATTTGGCCCTTTCTGACATGCTCTTTGTCTGTACCttaccttcaaa tatttataacttCAACCGCCACTGGCCTTTTGGTGACACCCTTTGCAAGATCTCTGGAACTGCATTCCTCA ACATTTATGGGAGCATGCTTTTCCTCACCTGTATTAGCGTGGATCGCTTCTTGGCCATTGTCTATCCTTTCAGATCTCGTACCATTAGGACCAGGAGGAATTCGGCCATCGTATGTGCTGGAGTCTGGATCTTGGTCCTTAGTGGTGGTATTTCAGCCTCTTTGTTCTCTACTACTAATGTCAACAATAAAACCACCACCTGCTTTGAGGGCTTCT AACGTGTCTGGAAGACCTATCTGTCCAAGATCACCATATTCATCGAAGTCGTTGGGTTCATTGTTCCTCTGATATTGAATGTTTCTTGCTCTTCTGTGGTGCTGAGAACCCTCCGCAAGCCTGCTACACTCTCTCAGATTGGGACCAACAAGAAAAAAGTGTTGAAGATGATCACAGTGCACATGGCAGTCTTTGTGGTGTGTTTCGTGCCCTACAACTCTGTTCTCTTCTTGTATGCACTGGTGCGTTCCCAAGCCATTACCAATTGCTTGTTGGGAAGATTTGCAAAGATCATGTACCCAATTACCTTGTGCCTTGCAACTCTGAACTGTTGCTTTGACCCTTTCATCTATTACTTCACCCTTGAGTCCTTTCAGAAGTCCTTCTACATCAATACCCATATCAAGATGGAGTCCCTGTTTAAGACTGAAACACCTCTGACCACAAAGCCTTCCCTTCCAGCTATTCAAGAGGAAGTTAGTGATCAAaaaatgaataatggtggtgaattAATGCTAGAATCCACCTTCTAA